A genomic region of Trifolium pratense cultivar HEN17-A07 linkage group LG3, ARS_RC_1.1, whole genome shotgun sequence contains the following coding sequences:
- the LOC123914899 gene encoding uncharacterized protein LOC123914899, with the protein MDANTFTDFATNPSNPYYLHPNENPSLILVTPLLNSKNYSSWSRAMKVALISKNKLRFVDGSFLCPSPTHALYEQWIRCNNMVLSWLQRSISESISKSILWIDKASSVWTNLELHFSQGDIFRIADIQDDLTRFQQGTLDISNYYTQLTAMWEEIDNFRHTKNCTCAIPCTCGAASDFQKYKEQDKVIKFLKGLNEQYSHVRSHIMLIEPLPNLSKTFSMVLGQERQLNLPILPDPSTEKQPLAIGGRGGLGGGRDTGGCTHCGKNNHIVQNCFVKYGYPPGFQQQNNKAYVNLAENFAYEQNSTQETTPNTPS; encoded by the exons ATGGATGCAAATACTTTCACAGATTTTGCCACCAACCCTTCAAATCCATATTACCTTCACCCCAATGAAAACCCTTCTTTGATTCTTGTTACACCACTACTTAATAGCAAGAATTACTCTTCGTGGTCTCGGGCGATGAAGGTAGCCCTAATTTCCAAGAATAAGCTTCGATTTGTCGACGGCTCGTTTTTGTGTCCTTCACCAACGCATGCCTTGTACGAACAATGGATCCGCTGCAACAACATGGTTCTGTCATGGCTTCAACGCTCAATTTCTGAAAGCATCTCCAAATCCATTCTATGGATCGACAAAGCTTCTTCTGTTTGGACCAATCTTGAACTTCATTTCTCACAAGGTGATATTTTTCGAATCGCTGATATTCAAGATGATCTAACTCGATTTCAACAAGGTACTCTCGATATCTCTAATTATTATACTCAATTAACTGCGATGTGGGAAGAAATCGACAATTTTCGTCATACCAAAAATTGCACTTGTGCAATTCCTTGCACTTGTGGTGCTGCTTCagattttcaaaaatataaggAACAAGACAAGgtaatcaaatttctaaaagGATTAAATGAGCAATACTCTCATGTTAGATCCCATATCATGTTAATTGAACCCCTCCCAAATTTGTCAAAAACCTTCTCCATGGTTTTAGGTCAAGAACGTCAATTAAACCTCCCAATCCTTCCTGATCCTAGCACTGAAAAACAACCCCTTGCTAT CGGTGGTCGTGGTGGACTCGGCGGTGGTCGTGATACTGGTGGTTGTACTCATTGTGGGAAAAATAACCACATTGTTCAAAATTGTTTTGTCAAATATGGATATCCTCCTGGTTTCCAACAGCAGAACAACAAGGCTTATGTTAATCTTGCTGAAAATTTTGCCTATGAACAAAACTCAACTCAAGAAACAACACCAAATACTCCTTCTTAA